In one Carassius carassius chromosome 48, fCarCar2.1, whole genome shotgun sequence genomic region, the following are encoded:
- the LOC132131459 gene encoding uncharacterized protein LOC132131459 — translation MSFSSFHQSMIKFQSQRNFLANCQPVKNTVDRHIDNNNEPVTALEVEFGVKGPPKFIISREHLQYLVNMQLSVPCIAELLGVSTRTIKRRLTEYGISLKDTYSKITDEELDNLVRSIKAKSPHLGHRMMKGHLQALGHRVPCTRVWDSMHRVDSAGILARITQLRCVVRRTYSVKGTLHVVHVDTNHKLIRNGLVIFGAIDGYSRKIMYLGAATDNKASTALSFFLQSVERHGFPLRVRGDQGVENVEIARCMFSVQGCGRGSYILGKSVHNQRIERLWRDIWMAVTNIYYDVLHSLEEEGLLEPTNSLPFFCCQFVFLPRLQASLDSFTSVWNNHPLRTESNRSPDQLWEIGLLQNPVTPPVLSEIAQDGDSDWDTDSISDQPWTGIVVPPVECPLTEELKAQIQTLTQPHPLKTMEEKYLEVLNFVLLHS, via the exons ATGAGCTTCTCTTCATTTCATCAGTCTATGATCAAATTTCAGTCCCAGAGGAACTTCTTGGCGAACTGTCAACCTGTGAAAAACACAGTGGATAGGCATATTGACAATAACAATGAACCTGTTACTGCCCTTGAAGTGGAATTTGGAGTTAAGGGGCCCCCAAAGTTTATTATTTCCAGAGAACATCTTCAGTACCTAGTTAATATGCAGCTATCTGTTCCATGTATTGCCGAGCTTCTTGGTGTGTCAACAAGGACAATCAAACGTCGCCTCACTGAATATGGCATTTCTCTAAAGGACACCTACAGTAAAATCACAGATGAAGAACTTGACAACCTAGTGAGGTCAATCAAAGCTAAAAGTCCACACCTAGGCCATAGAATGATGAAGGGACACTTACAAGCCTTGGGTCATCGTGTGCCATGTACAAGAGTTTGGGATTCCATGCATCGAGTGGACTCTGCTGGAATACTTGCAAGAATTACACAATTGAGATGTGTAGTCAGAAGGACTTATTCCGTCAAGGGCACTCTTCATGTTGTTCACGTAGACACAAACCATAAGCTGATAAG AAATGGCCTTGTGATATTCGGTGCCATTGATGGGTACTCCAGAAAg ATCATGTACCTTGGAGCTGCAACAGATAACAAGGCATCCACTGCCCTCAGTTTTTTCCTTCAGTCAGTGGAGAGACATGGGTTTCCATTGAG agTTCGAGGAGACCAAGGAGTTGAAAATGTAGAGATTGCCAGATGTATGTTTTCTGTGCAAGGTTGTGGCAGAGGAAGCTACATCTTAGGAAAAAGCGTGCATAACCAGCG CATTGAGCGCCTTTGGCGTGACATATGGATGGCAGTTACAAACATCTATTATGATGTTTTGCACAGCCTTGAAGAGGAAGGATTACTAGAGCCAACCAACAGCCTTCCCTTCTTTTGTTGTCAGTTTGTGTTCCTGCCTCGTCTCCAGGCCAGCCTTGACTCCTTTACTAGTGTGTGGAATAACCATCCTCTCCGCACAGAGAGTAATCGAAGCCCAGACCAGTTGTGGGAAATTGGACTCCTGCAAAACCCTGTCACTCCTCCAGTCCTATCTGAG ATTGCACAAGACGGCGACTCTGACTGGGACACAGACAGTATCTCTGACCAGCCGTGGACAGGAATTGTAGTTCCTCCAGTCGAATGCCCCTTAACTGAAGAACTTAAGGCCCAAATTCAAACTTTAACCCAACCTCATCCTCTCAAAACTATGGAAGAGAAGTATTTAGAAGTTTTAAATTTTGTGCTGCTTCATTCTTAA
- the LOC132131461 gene encoding uncharacterized protein LOC132131461, translated as MATTAGKTALYMAPLQDELCLDPLPFSAEEFAKMPKVECRTCKTTMPLPVLCLHVKSCGGCTQSANDETTEDEDDDVKVVGEITRAVTPTAPASTPTPTTSIQTCSPTPTTSFEDEGQCPICLDTFSQTELPMHASVCGDSTLQTLDYESSPPCGTPVQQNQGPDLKCPDDVLRLLASRVDDSKDFKICVSRTDFYQRAMVQWQRQKRGTPGNTLRVTFLGEAGVDTGAIRKEFLSDLIGEIEIHLFEHRGHQRGKSPIYSLSNMEKGFFRTAGEVFSVSLAQGGPAARFLRQWCFDYLSSGDLDESTLTIDDVDDAELYNLIKKVEEEETDLSA; from the exons ATGGCTACCACAGCTGGAAAAACAGCACTGTATATGGCACCTCTTCAAGATGAGTTATGTCTCGATCCACTGCCATTCTCAGCAGAAGAGTTTGCGAAGATGCCAAAGGTTGAGTGTCGTACTTGTAAAACCACAATGCCACTACCAGTTTTGTGCTTGCATGTTAAATCTTGTGGTGGCTGCACACAGTCAGCTAATGATGAG ACTActgaagatgaggatgatgatgtaaAAGTAGTTGGTGAGATTACCAGAGCAGTTACCCCTACAGCCCCAGCTTCTACACCTACACCCACCACTTCAATACAAACTTGTTCTCCTACACCCACCACAAGTTTTGAG GATGAGGGACAGTGTCCCATTTGTTTAGACACATTTTCACAGACAGAGTTGCCCATGCATGCAAGTGTTTGTGGAGATAG TACATTACAGACACTGGATTATGAGAGCAGTCCTCCATGTGGCACACCTGTACAGCAAAACCAAGGCCCAGACTTGAAGTG TCCAGATGATGTATTGCGTTTGTTGGCAAGTAGGGTAGATGACAGCAAGGATTTCAAGATCTGTGTTTCTCGAACTGACTTCTATCAAAGAGCTATGGTGCAGTGGCAAAGACAAAAGAGAGGAACTCCGGGCAATACTTTGCGTGTAACATTTTTGGGGGAAGCAGGTGTTGACACAGGTGCCATTCGTAAGGAATTTCTTTCAG ATTTGATTGGTGAGATTGAGATACACCTCTTTGAGCATAGAGGACACCAGAGAGGGAAGAGCCCCATCTACTCCCTAAGTAATATGGAGAAGGGATTTTTTAG GACTGCTGGAGAAGTGTTTTCTGTTAGTCTCGCTCAGGGTGGGCCTGCCGCCCGTTTCTTGAGGCAGTGGTGCTTTGATTATCTCTCATCTGGAGACTTGGATGAATCAACTCTCACTATAGATGATGTGGATGATGCTGAACtttataatttgattaaaaag GTGGAGGAAGAAGAAACCGATCTCTCTGCATGA
- the LOC132131977 gene encoding calpain-2 catalytic subunit-like translates to MSNIAKVLSRRQDRGEGVGTNEKAIPYNKQDYQSLKQECLAKGTLFHDPTFSAESDSLGYNELGRYSFKTRGVQWKRPKELYSNPEFIVDGAKRTDICQGELGDCWLLAAIASLTLDNEILERVVPPGQSFTEDYAGIFHFQFWQYGQWVDVVIDDRLPTRDGKLLFVHSAEGSEFWSALLEKAYAKLNGSYEALTGGSTTEGFEDFTGGIAESYELNKAPPHLFKLMQKALTLGSLLGCSIDITSSYETEAVTSLKLVKGHAYSVTGAEEVHSSGRQVQLVRIRNPWGQVEWTGPWSDNSKEWNSVQPEEKAKLDYSAEDGEFWMAYSDFIQQFSRLEVCNLTPDTLSSEDVSRWIYNQFEGNWRVGSTAGGCRNNQATFCSNPQFVIKLEEEDDDPLDGEVGCTILVGVMQKDGRKDKRFGRDLNSIGFAIYEVTGYFRGRNNIHLGPDVLLRQEAITGSNTFINLREVSDRFKLPPGEYVIIPSTFEPHRKGSFVLRVFTEKEAAASPMDREISADVKKQYISESDVDPQFKQLFNQVAGNDKEVSVFELQQILDSATSKRTDVKMDGFSMETCRHIISLLDRDGNGKLGPVEFHILWIKIHKYLEVFKKYDSDNSGTMSSHEMRDAVKEAGFQLNNDVLQVIISRYANQQYGIDFDCFVGCLIRLEMLFKIFKTFDKKNSGKIELDILQWLCLALS, encoded by the exons ATGTCTAACATTGCAAAAGTTCTTTCTAGGAGGCAGGACAGAGGAGAAGGAGTGGGAACAAATGAGAAGGCAATTCCCTACAACAAGCAGGACTACCAGAGCCTGAAGCAGGAGTGTCTGGCGAAAGGAACCCTGTTCCATGACCCGACCTTCTCTGCTGAATCCGATTCTCTGGGATACAATGAACTCGGACGGTACTCGTTCAAGACCAGAGGAGTGCAGTGGAAGAGACCTAAG gaactcTATTCAAATCCTGAGTTCATTGTGGATGGAGCTAAGCGGACAGACATCTGCCAAGGAGAATTAG GTGACTGTTGGTTGCTGGCGGCTATTGCATCTTTGACCCTGGATAATGAGATTCTGGAACGTGTAGTTCCACCTGGACAGAGTTTTACAGAGGACTATGCCGGCATCTTTCACTTTCAG TTCTGGCAGTACGGTCAATGGGTGGATGTTGTCATTGATGACCGACTGCCTACTAGAGATGGGAAGCTGCTGTTTGTTCATTCAGCCGAGGGCTCTGAGTTCTGGAGCGCCCTGTTGGAAAAAGCCTATGCAAA GTTAAATGGCTCATATGAAGCTCTTACGGGAGGCTCAACCACTGAGGGTTTCGAGGACTTCACAGGAGGCATCGCTGAGAGCTATGAGCTGAACAAAGCTCCTCCACACCTGTTTAAGCTCATGCAGAAAGCATTGACGCTGGGATCATTACTGGGCTGCTCCATTGAT ATTACCAGTTCATATGAGACGGAGGCAGTGACGAGTCTGAAGCTGGTAAAGGGTCATGCCTACTCCGTCACGGGTGCAGAGGAG GTTCATTCCTCTGGCCGTCAGGTTCAGCTGGTACGTATCAGGAACCCGTGGGGTCAGGTGGAGTGGACGGGCCCTTGGAGTGACAA TTCCAAAGAGTGGAACAGCGTCCAACCAGAGGAGAAAGCTAAACTGGATTATTCAGCTGAAGATGGAGAGTTCTG GATGGCGTATTCTGACTTCATACAGCAATTCTCAAGGTTGGAGGTCTGTAATCTAACTCCAGACACTCTTTCAAGCGAAGATGTGAGCCGCTGGATCTACAACCAGTTTGAAGGCAACTGGAGGGTGGGATCCACTGCAGGGGGTTGCAGGAACAACCAAG CTACATTCTGCTCCAACCCTCAGTTTGTGATCAAGCTGGAGGAAGAAGATGATGATCCTCTTGATGGAGAGGTCGGCTGCACGATCCTAGTTGGTGTGATGCAGAAAGATGGTCGTAAAGACAAGCGGTTTGGAAGAGACCTGAACTCCATTGGCTTCGCTATCTATGAGGTAACTGGTTAT TTCAGGGGTCGCAATAATATTCATCTCGGTCCTGATGTATTGCTGCGTCAGGAGGCCATTACAGGGAGCAACACCTTCATCAACCTGCGAGAGGTGAGCGATCGCTTCAAACTGCCTCCGGGTGAATATGTCATCATCCCCTCCACTTTCGAGCCACATCGCAAGGGAAGCTTCGTACTACGTGTATTCACAGAGAAAGAGGCTGCTGCCAG CCCGATGGATAGGGAGATCAGTGCAGATGTGAAAAAG caATACATATCCGAGAGTGATGTGGACCCACAATTTAAACAGCTTTTCAATCAGGTTGCTGGAAAT GACAAAGAGGTGTCTGTGTTTGAACTACAGCAGATCCTGGACAGTGCTACATCGAAAC gAACTGATGTGAAGATGGATGGATTTAGTATGGAAACCTGTCGCCACATTATCAGTCTGCTAGAT AGAGATGGCAACGGCAAACTTGGCCCTGTGGAGTTTCACATACTGTGGATAAAGATCCATAAATATttg GAGGTTTTTAAGAAGTATGATTCAGACAACTCAGGCACTATGAGTTCCCATGAGATGAGAGATGCTGTGAAAGAAGCAG GATTCCAGCTGAACAATGATGTACTTCAGGTGATAATCTCACGTTATGCCAATCAGCAGTACGGCATTGACTTTGACTGCTTCGTTGGCTGCCTGATTCGCCTGGAAATGCTCTTCA aaatatttaaaacatttgataAGAAGAACAGCGGGAAAATCGAGCTGGATATCCTTCAG tGGCTTTGCTTGGCCCTCAGTTGA